In Kineococcus mangrovi, a single genomic region encodes these proteins:
- a CDS encoding C40 family peptidase — MGERTTRRTLLLAFAAALPVAAIGGLPGAAAADPVYPSQGDVDAARAAADAQAAQVASLQAQLTAQQDALDAAQTTLSVAAEDYDEARALLQQRTAEANAAQAAADRAAAAYEQARAALGRVASEQYRGVSDGWSPLATVATSGDIEDYVNGRATLEHLAGGRADVQREAADAKALAQSTAAQAAAARTAQQDATTQAAAARATAQRAADAATTVVAATQQRTDALIAQLATLQQTSVQLEQQRQAGLEAERQAAAAAAAQAAAQAAARSAARSSGAASVRRAAAPTAGAGTAVDQALAELGKPYLWAADGPDSFDCSGLTMHAWAAAGVSLPHSSRMQYSGQAKVDLADLRPGDLVFYATDTSDPSTIHHVGMVIAPGTMVEAPHTGANVRTSSIYRSGLLPLGTRPS; from the coding sequence GTGGGTGAACGCACCACCCGGCGCACGCTGCTGCTGGCGTTCGCCGCCGCCCTCCCGGTCGCCGCGATCGGCGGGCTGCCGGGCGCCGCGGCCGCCGACCCCGTCTACCCCAGCCAGGGCGACGTCGACGCGGCCCGGGCCGCAGCCGACGCCCAGGCCGCCCAGGTCGCCTCCCTGCAGGCCCAGCTGACCGCCCAGCAGGACGCGCTCGACGCGGCGCAGACGACGTTGTCCGTCGCCGCCGAGGACTACGACGAGGCCCGCGCCCTCCTGCAGCAGCGGACCGCCGAGGCGAACGCCGCGCAGGCCGCCGCCGACCGCGCCGCCGCCGCCTACGAGCAGGCCCGCGCCGCGCTGGGCCGCGTCGCCTCCGAGCAGTACCGCGGCGTCTCCGACGGCTGGTCGCCCCTGGCCACCGTCGCGACGAGCGGCGACATCGAGGACTACGTCAACGGCCGGGCCACGCTCGAGCACCTCGCCGGCGGGCGCGCCGACGTCCAGCGGGAGGCCGCCGACGCCAAGGCGCTCGCGCAGTCCACCGCCGCGCAGGCCGCCGCCGCGAGGACGGCCCAGCAGGACGCGACGACGCAGGCCGCCGCGGCCCGGGCCACCGCCCAGCGGGCCGCGGACGCCGCGACCACCGTCGTGGCCGCCACCCAGCAGCGGACCGACGCGCTCATCGCCCAGCTCGCGACCCTGCAGCAGACGTCCGTGCAGCTCGAGCAGCAGCGGCAGGCCGGTCTGGAGGCCGAGCGCCAGGCCGCCGCGGCCGCCGCCGCCCAGGCCGCGGCGCAGGCGGCCGCGCGCTCGGCGGCCCGCAGCTCCGGCGCCGCGTCCGTCCGGCGCGCCGCCGCGCCGACGGCCGGGGCGGGCACCGCGGTGGACCAGGCGCTCGCCGAGCTCGGCAAGCCGTACCTGTGGGCCGCCGACGGCCCCGACTCCTTCGACTGCTCCGGCCTGACGATGCACGCGTGGGCCGCCGCCGGCGTCTCGCTGCCGCACTCCTCGCGGATGCAGTACTCCGGCCAGGCCAAGGTCGACCTCGCCGACCTGCGACCCGGCGACCTCGTCTTCTACGCGACCGACACGTCCGACCCCTCGACCATCCACCACGTCGGCATGGTCATCGCGCCGGGGACGATGGTGGAGGCGCCGCACACGGGCGCGAACGTGCGGACCAGTTCGATCTACCGCTCGGGGCTCCTGCCCCTGGGCACGCGCCCCTCCTGA
- a CDS encoding cation:dicarboxylate symporter family transporter produces the protein MSTGAQNSASALPTAPAAGKRDRTHFLYIAVIVAVAAGIAVGLLAPGLGRELKPLGTGFVALVRMMIAPVIFCTIVLGIGSVRRAAQVGRVGGTALLYFLVMSGFALVVGLVVGNLLPTTDLQLTDSLRGQGASLADKAEESGGATDFLLGIIPNSLFSSLTDGSVLKALFVALLVGFAIQGLGTTGESALRAVEGLKKIVFKVLAMVMWAAPIGAFGAIAAVVGETGVEALKALAIVMLGFYATCAVFVFVVLGLLLRFITGISLFKVLRYVAREILLIVSTSSSETALPRLIAKMEHAGVAKPTVGIVVPTGYSFNLDGTAIYLTMASLFIANSLGDPLSIGEQVSLLLFMVIASKGAAGVSGAGLATLAGGLAAHKPALLDGVGLIVGIDRFMSEARAVTNFIGNTVGTLVIATWSRTLDREQLDAVLAGDRPFDETSMDPAENTPAAEREEAPVAAP, from the coding sequence ATGAGCACAGGCGCTCAGAACTCCGCTTCCGCGCTCCCCACCGCACCGGCCGCCGGCAAGCGCGACCGCACGCACTTCCTGTACATCGCCGTCATCGTCGCGGTCGCCGCCGGCATCGCCGTCGGTCTGCTGGCCCCCGGCCTCGGCAGGGAGCTCAAACCGCTCGGCACCGGGTTCGTCGCCCTGGTGCGGATGATGATCGCGCCGGTCATCTTCTGCACCATCGTCCTCGGCATCGGCTCGGTCCGGCGGGCCGCGCAGGTCGGCCGCGTCGGGGGGACCGCGCTGCTGTACTTCCTCGTGATGAGCGGGTTCGCCCTCGTCGTCGGCCTCGTCGTCGGGAACCTGCTGCCGACGACGGACCTGCAGCTCACCGACTCCCTGCGCGGGCAGGGCGCCTCGCTGGCCGACAAGGCGGAGGAGTCCGGCGGTGCCACCGACTTCCTGCTGGGCATCATCCCGAACTCCCTGTTCTCCTCCCTCACCGACGGGTCGGTGCTCAAGGCGCTGTTCGTCGCGCTCCTCGTCGGTTTCGCGATCCAGGGCCTGGGCACGACCGGCGAGTCGGCGCTGCGGGCGGTCGAGGGCCTGAAGAAGATCGTCTTCAAGGTCCTGGCCATGGTCATGTGGGCGGCCCCGATCGGGGCGTTCGGCGCCATCGCCGCCGTCGTCGGCGAGACCGGGGTCGAGGCGCTGAAGGCGCTCGCGATCGTCATGCTCGGCTTCTACGCCACCTGCGCGGTGTTCGTCTTCGTCGTCCTGGGACTGCTCCTGCGGTTCATCACCGGGATCTCGCTGTTCAAGGTCCTGCGGTACGTGGCCCGCGAGATCCTGCTCATCGTCTCGACCTCCAGCTCCGAGACCGCCCTGCCCCGCCTCATCGCCAAGATGGAGCACGCCGGCGTGGCCAAGCCCACCGTGGGCATCGTCGTCCCGACCGGGTACTCCTTCAACCTCGACGGCACCGCGATCTACCTGACGATGGCCTCGCTGTTCATCGCCAACTCCCTCGGCGACCCGCTGTCGATCGGCGAGCAGGTCTCCCTGCTGCTGTTCATGGTCATCGCCTCCAAGGGCGCGGCCGGGGTCTCCGGCGCCGGGCTGGCCACGCTCGCCGGTGGCCTGGCCGCCCACAAGCCGGCCCTGCTCGACGGCGTGGGTCTCATCGTCGGCATCGACCGGTTCATGTCCGAGGCCCGCGCGGTGACGAACTTCATCGGCAACACCGTCGGCACCCTCGTCATCGCCACCTGGAGCCGCACCCTGGACCGCGAGCAGCTGGACGCGGTCCTGGCGGGGGACCGCCCGTTCGACGAGACGTCGATGGACCCGGCCGAGAACACCCCCGCCGCGGAGCGGGAGGAGGCGCCGGTCGCCGCCCCCTGA
- a CDS encoding MerR family transcriptional regulator, with protein MSGLMQIGEVAERVGYSFRTIRYYDEMGLVSPSQRTPGGFRLYTEMDVYRLLVLKRMKPLDFSLDEMRELLSVLDALDGRVASDTPREQLFATLEEFRQAAEARVGKLRDRLMMAEEFAQRLREEAEGRHDGGSPAPEPPVREAHPTA; from the coding sequence GTGTCCGGACTCATGCAGATCGGCGAGGTCGCCGAGCGGGTCGGGTACAGCTTCCGCACCATCCGGTACTACGACGAGATGGGCCTGGTCTCCCCCTCGCAGCGCACGCCCGGCGGCTTCCGGCTCTACACCGAGATGGACGTCTACCGGCTGCTCGTCCTCAAGCGCATGAAGCCGCTGGACTTCTCCCTCGACGAGATGCGCGAGCTGCTGTCCGTCCTCGACGCCCTCGACGGCCGCGTCGCCTCCGACACGCCCCGCGAGCAGCTGTTCGCCACGCTGGAGGAGTTCCGGCAGGCCGCCGAGGCGCGCGTGGGGAAGCTGCGCGACCGGCTGATGATGGCCGAGGAGTTCGCGCAGCGGCTGCGCGAGGAGGCCGAGGGCCGCCACGACGGCGGGTCCCCCGCGCCCGAGCCGCCGGTCCGCGAGGCGCACCCCACCGCCTGA
- the metX gene encoding homoserine O-acetyltransferase MetX — protein MARALAPAAPAATGAWREGDPAGHRRFADVGDLPLQLGGVLPQVRLAYETWGTLAADGSNAVLVEHALTGDSHVTGDAGPGHPTAGWWSALVGPGGAVDTDRWFVVAANVVGGCQGSTGPSSPRPGTSRPWGSAFPRITVADQVAAEARLADTLGITRFAAVLGGSMGGMRSLEWAAAQPDRVGAALVLASAAASSADQIGGQSAQITAIVSDPGWRGGDYHDAPDGQGPHTGLGLARRLAHLSYRTAAELDVRFGRDAQFGEDPLDPAAPGRYAVQSYLDHHADKLVRRFDAGSYVALTDAMNTWDVGLGRGGTEAALAAVRTPMVVVAVDSDRLYPVADSRRIVEAAPAVVGGLRVVTSTSGHDGFLLEADQIAPLVTETLRLGAR, from the coding sequence GTGGCCCGGGCCCTGGCTCCCGCCGCGCCCGCCGCGACCGGGGCGTGGCGGGAGGGGGACCCGGCCGGGCACCGGCGCTTCGCCGACGTCGGTGACCTGCCGCTGCAGCTCGGCGGGGTGCTGCCGCAGGTGCGGCTGGCCTACGAGACGTGGGGCACCCTCGCCGCGGACGGCTCCAACGCCGTCCTCGTCGAGCACGCCCTGACCGGCGACTCCCACGTCACCGGCGACGCCGGTCCCGGCCACCCGACCGCCGGCTGGTGGTCGGCCCTCGTCGGGCCGGGCGGGGCGGTCGACACCGACCGCTGGTTCGTCGTCGCGGCCAACGTCGTCGGCGGCTGCCAGGGCAGCACGGGCCCGTCCTCGCCGCGGCCCGGGACGTCCCGGCCCTGGGGGTCGGCCTTCCCGCGCATCACCGTCGCCGACCAGGTCGCCGCCGAGGCCCGGCTCGCCGACACCCTCGGCATCACCCGGTTCGCCGCCGTCCTGGGCGGTTCGATGGGCGGCATGCGGTCGCTGGAGTGGGCTGCGGCGCAACCGGACCGCGTCGGTGCCGCGCTCGTGCTCGCCTCGGCCGCCGCCTCCAGCGCCGACCAGATCGGCGGCCAGAGCGCCCAGATCACCGCGATCGTCTCCGACCCCGGCTGGCGCGGCGGGGACTACCACGACGCCCCCGACGGCCAGGGCCCGCACACCGGCCTCGGTCTGGCCCGGCGGCTGGCGCACCTGTCGTACCGGACGGCCGCCGAGCTCGACGTCCGCTTCGGCCGGGACGCGCAGTTCGGCGAGGACCCCCTCGACCCGGCCGCACCGGGCCGGTACGCGGTCCAGAGCTACCTCGACCACCACGCCGACAAGCTCGTGCGCCGCTTCGACGCCGGCTCCTACGTCGCCCTCACCGACGCCATGAACACGTGGGACGTCGGCCTGGGCCGCGGCGGCACCGAGGCGGCGCTCGCGGCCGTCCGGACGCCGATGGTGGTCGTGGCCGTGGACTCCGACCGCCTGTACCCCGTCGCCGACTCCCGGCGGATCGTCGAGGCGGCCCCCGCCGTCGTGGGGGGCCTGCGCGTCGTGACGTCGACGTCGGGCCACGACGGGTTCCTGCTCGAGGCCGACCAGATCGCCCCGCTCGTCACCGAGACGCTCCGGCTCGGCGCCCGCTGA
- a CDS encoding sensor histidine kinase — MLQLLVVGVVLVGATAALGWQLRTDTRRDATTQVTDVAAAVAQSPDVRGGLADPATADRAGVQDHVEAVRRATGVYFITVMDREKVRWTHPDPRRIGQTFVGNADAALAGGEVVETYTGTLGPSVRAVLPVRGPDGTVVGAVAAGVATRSVTRDLLDRLPVLVLALALSLSLSLVGSWALSRWVRRRTHGLEPADLTRLWEVNDAVLHSLREGLVVVDAAGRVQVANDEARRLLPTGGDGELELGPALSRLLAAGEDVVDDVQVTDDRVLVVSRLDAHWEGRRVGTVVTLRDHTELQALTRDLDAVRGLAEALRSQAHESANRLHVVVTLVEQGQADRAVEFATAELAAAQQLTDLVVADVADPAVAALLIGKSAQAAERGVELEVEPDTALAEGLLPARDLVTVVANLVDNAVEAAMAAPGPRWVRVRITAPAGRVEVRVTDSGEGLPAGRLERAMERGWSRKEHRLSPGGSHGLGLALVGQVVRRHGGSVRVEEPVTLDDGGGTMVVELPVRLPAPAPVSS; from the coding sequence GTGCTGCAGCTGCTCGTCGTGGGCGTCGTCCTCGTGGGGGCGACGGCGGCCCTGGGCTGGCAGCTGCGCACCGACACCCGTCGCGACGCCACGACCCAGGTCACCGACGTCGCCGCCGCCGTCGCGCAGTCCCCCGACGTCCGCGGCGGCCTGGCCGATCCGGCCACCGCCGACCGGGCGGGCGTCCAGGACCACGTCGAGGCCGTCCGCCGTGCGACGGGCGTCTACTTCATCACCGTCATGGACCGCGAGAAGGTCCGCTGGACCCACCCCGACCCCCGCCGCATCGGGCAGACGTTCGTCGGCAACGCCGACGCCGCGCTGGCCGGCGGGGAGGTCGTCGAGACGTACACGGGCACGCTGGGGCCGTCGGTGCGGGCGGTGCTGCCGGTGCGCGGACCCGACGGCACCGTGGTGGGCGCGGTGGCGGCCGGGGTCGCGACGCGCTCGGTGACCCGGGACCTGCTGGACCGGCTGCCCGTCCTCGTGCTCGCCCTGGCGCTGTCGCTGTCGCTGTCCCTCGTGGGCAGCTGGGCCCTGTCGCGGTGGGTGCGCCGCCGCACGCACGGCCTGGAACCGGCCGACCTGACCCGGCTGTGGGAGGTCAACGACGCCGTCCTGCACTCGCTGCGCGAGGGGCTGGTCGTCGTGGACGCGGCCGGGCGGGTGCAGGTGGCCAACGACGAGGCCCGTCGCCTCCTGCCGACGGGCGGGGACGGCGAGCTGGAGCTCGGCCCGGCGCTGAGCCGGCTGCTGGCGGCCGGGGAGGACGTCGTCGACGACGTGCAGGTGACCGACGACCGCGTCCTGGTGGTCAGCCGGCTCGACGCGCACTGGGAGGGCCGCCGCGTCGGCACCGTCGTGACCCTGCGCGACCACACCGAGCTGCAGGCCCTGACCCGCGACCTCGACGCGGTCCGGGGGCTGGCCGAGGCGCTGCGCTCGCAGGCCCACGAGTCGGCGAACCGGCTGCACGTGGTCGTGACGCTCGTCGAGCAGGGGCAGGCCGACCGCGCGGTGGAGTTCGCGACGGCGGAACTGGCGGCGGCGCAGCAGCTCACCGACCTGGTCGTCGCCGACGTGGCGGACCCGGCCGTGGCCGCCCTGCTCATCGGCAAGTCCGCCCAGGCGGCCGAACGCGGCGTCGAGCTGGAGGTCGAACCGGACACCGCCCTGGCCGAGGGGCTGCTGCCGGCGCGCGACCTCGTCACCGTCGTCGCCAACCTCGTCGACAACGCCGTCGAGGCCGCGATGGCGGCCCCCGGCCCCCGCTGGGTCCGCGTCCGCATCACCGCCCCGGCCGGTCGCGTCGAGGTGCGCGTCACCGACTCCGGCGAGGGGCTGCCCGCGGGCCGGCTGGAACGGGCGATGGAGCGCGGCTGGTCGCGCAAGGAGCACCGGCTGTCCCCCGGCGGCTCGCACGGCCTCGGGCTGGCCCTGGTGGGGCAGGTCGTCCGGCGCCACGGCGGCTCGGTGCGCGTGGAGGAGCCGGTGACGCTCGACGACGGCGGCGGGACGATGGTCGTGGAACTGCCCGTCCGGCTGCCCGCGCCCGCACCGGTGTCCTCGTGA
- a CDS encoding response regulator, whose amino-acid sequence MIRVLVVEDDPVLAAGHAGKVSAVPGFTVAAVANSGREALAAVGAAGERTPIDLVLLDMTLPDVDGLQVLRALRAAAVPADVIAVTAARDPAVVRQALSMGVVQYLLKPFTAAALEERLRAYARFRADVAAASGEHGIDQRAIDEALAQLRTSAGPVRGVAGPTLRAVVAALRAAPAGEGLSAAEVAAGTGLSRVSARRYLEHLTSAGRVRREPRYGGSGRPELVYHPTSAL is encoded by the coding sequence GTGATCCGCGTCCTCGTCGTCGAGGACGACCCGGTGCTGGCGGCCGGGCACGCCGGCAAGGTGTCCGCGGTGCCGGGGTTCACCGTGGCGGCCGTCGCGAACTCCGGGCGCGAGGCCCTCGCCGCGGTGGGGGCGGCCGGGGAACGGACGCCCATCGACCTCGTGCTCCTCGACATGACGCTGCCCGACGTCGACGGCCTGCAGGTGCTGCGGGCCCTGCGCGCCGCGGCCGTGCCCGCCGACGTCATCGCCGTCACGGCCGCCCGCGACCCGGCCGTCGTCCGGCAGGCGCTGTCGATGGGGGTCGTGCAGTACCTGCTGAAGCCGTTCACGGCCGCCGCGCTGGAGGAGCGGCTGCGCGCCTACGCGCGGTTCCGGGCCGACGTCGCGGCCGCCTCGGGCGAGCACGGCATCGACCAGCGGGCCATCGACGAGGCGCTCGCGCAGCTGCGGACCTCGGCCGGCCCGGTGCGCGGGGTGGCCGGCCCGACGCTCCGGGCCGTGGTCGCGGCGTTGCGCGCAGCGCCTGCGGGAGAGGGGCTCTCGGCGGCCGAGGTGGCGGCGGGGACCGGGCTGTCCCGGGTGTCGGCGCGTCGCTACCTGGAGCACCTGACCAGTGCCGGACGGGTCCGGCGGGAACCGCGCTACGGCGGGTCCGGCCGGCCCGAGCTGGTCTACCACCCGACGTCCGCGCTCTGA
- a CDS encoding SMP-30/gluconolactonase/LRE family protein translates to MAAAERITDRLVGHGEGPCWSPTWGGLRFVDLYEGDIVTLGPDGSTSRKHYGDVVAISRPRVGGGAVVAVERGFVLEDADGELTRLPELWGPRVRIRMNEGGCDPDGRFYAGSMAYDQADGRGEGRGAVFRLDAAGDVEVVVEHVTISNGLGWSPDGALAYYNDTPTGRTDVFDYSRDGGLANRRPFAQVNDDSGLNRPDGLCVDAEGGVWMGLFGGSAVRRYAPDGTLDAVVEVGARQVTACTFGGDDYSELFITTSREGLADDDDPAAGSVFRYVPGVKGMAALPYAG, encoded by the coding sequence GTGGCAGCAGCGGAGCGCATCACCGACCGGCTCGTCGGACACGGGGAGGGGCCCTGCTGGTCCCCGACCTGGGGGGGTCTGCGCTTCGTCGACCTATACGAGGGCGACATCGTCACCCTCGGCCCCGACGGGTCGACCTCCCGCAAGCACTACGGGGACGTCGTGGCGATCAGCCGGCCGCGCGTCGGCGGGGGAGCGGTCGTCGCCGTCGAACGCGGTTTCGTCCTCGAGGACGCCGACGGTGAGCTGACCCGCCTGCCGGAGCTGTGGGGCCCGCGCGTGCGGATCCGCATGAACGAGGGCGGCTGCGACCCCGACGGCCGCTTCTACGCCGGGAGCATGGCCTACGACCAGGCCGACGGCAGGGGCGAGGGGCGCGGGGCGGTGTTCCGCCTCGACGCCGCCGGCGACGTCGAGGTCGTCGTCGAGCACGTGACGATCTCCAACGGCCTGGGCTGGAGCCCGGACGGCGCCCTCGCCTACTACAACGACACCCCCACGGGCCGCACCGACGTCTTCGACTACTCCCGCGACGGCGGGCTGGCGAACCGCCGCCCCTTCGCCCAGGTCAACGACGACAGCGGGCTCAACCGGCCCGACGGGCTGTGCGTCGACGCCGAGGGCGGGGTGTGGATGGGCCTGTTCGGCGGGTCCGCCGTCCGCCGCTACGCCCCCGACGGCACGCTCGACGCGGTCGTCGAGGTCGGGGCCCGGCAGGTGACCGCCTGCACCTTCGGCGGCGACGACTACTCCGAGCTGTTCATCACCACGTCGCGCGAGGGCCTGGCCGACGACGACGACCCCGCCGCCGGGAGCGTCTTCCGGTACGTGCCGGGCGTGAAGGGGATGGCGGCGCTGCCGTACGCGGGCTGA